From the genome of Homo sapiens chromosome 6 genomic scaffold, GRCh38.p14 alternate locus group ALT_REF_LOCI_3 HSCHR6_MHC_DBB_CTG1:
TTTTCTTCCCCTAGTAGCCTGATATGTGGGCTCAGAAGTGACAGGCTGGTCTGTGGAGGTGGAAGGCTGGAGCTCAGGGGCTGTGGGGACAACTGGTTCAGGGGTCTTGACAGAGGATCTATTTTTTCTTCCCCTAGTAGCCTGAGAGGTGGGTTCAGAGGTGACAGGTCGGTCGGTGGAGGTGGAAGGCTGGAGCTCAAGGGCTGTGGGCACAACTGTTTCAGGGGTCTTGACAGAGGATCTACTTTTTCTTCCCCTAGTAACCTGAGATGTGGGCTCAGAGGTGACAGGCTGGTCTGTGGAGGTGGAAGGCTGGAGCTCAGGGGCTGTGGGGACAACTGGTTCAGGGGTCTTGACAGAGGACCTATTTGTCCTGCTCCTAGTGGCCTGAGATGTGGGCTTGGGAGTGACTGGCTGGGCTGTGGAGGTGGAAGGGTGGGGCTCAGGGGCAGCAGAGGTAGCTGGAAAGGGTGTCATTCTGGAGGACTTCCGAGTTCTAATTTTAGGCTTTGGGTGGAAAGGCTCCAGCTCTGAGGACAAGGGAGCCTCTGGAGCTTCCTGACTCCCATCTTGCCTGGTCTTACGAACGGTTGGCTTGATAGAAGGTAAAAGGGGAGAAAGAAGGGGCGGAGGTGCAAGATGTTTCTGGCTCTGAGAGTTAAGGGGCttttggggtggggctggggcttcAGGTACTGTAGGAGGCAGACAAGCATCTGGAGATTCCTGATCGCCCTAGGGAGAAACAGAAGCAAGTGagggggaggaggtggagaaaagagATAGAACTTGGATACTGTTCTTGATACTTGTTTATGGTTAGATAGGCTTACCAGATTtccaccgggcgtggtggctcacggctataatcccagcactttgggaggccgaggcgggcggatcacgaggtcaggagttcaagaccagcctggccaacatagtgaaaccccgtctctactaaaaatacaaaaaaaaaggccaggcatggtggctgatgcctgtaatcccagcactttgggaggccgaggcgggtggatcacaaggtcaggaaaccgagaccatcctggctaacacggtgaaaccccgtctctactaaaaaatacaaaaaattagccgggcgtggtggcgggcgcctgtagtcccagctacttggaaggctgaggcaggagaatggcgtgaactcgggaggcggagcttgcagtgagccgagatggtgccactgcactccagcctgggggacagagcaagactctgtctaaaaaaaaaaaaaaaaaaaaaaaaattagctaggtgtgttggcaggcgcctagtagtcccagctacctgggaggctgagggaggagagtcgcttgaacccgggaggcagaggttgcagtgagccaagatcgcgccactgcactccagcctgggtgacagagtgagactgtctcaaaaaaaacaaaaaaatacacaaaaattagccgggtgacatgcgcctgtagtcccagctacttgggaggctgcggcaggaaaattgtttgaacccaagagacggaggttacagtaagctgagatcacgccactgcacactccagcctgggtgacagagacagactctgtctcaaaaaagaacaaaaacaaaaaatatgctcACTGGATTTTCCTTTCTGTCTATGATCTCTCCTCCATTAGACTGGGATCTACCTGGGAAGCTACCTTTTTCCCACAGACCTGTCTCCATAATGCTACTATAGTGTTCTCCACACGTGGATGATGGTAAGGAAAAGGATGGCTGgggcaaagaaagaagaaacacgAAGGGTCTTTCTTTTGAGTCAGGTAGGAGATACAACTTAGGAAACAGATATGGAAAACAACGGGTGCCGAGGATAAAGGAATAGAAGCCAATCAAGGCGtgacaaaaatggaagaaaactgaaTAATGAGAAAGGAATAGATTAAAGTGAGGCTAGGTGAAAGAGCATTGGAGAAGATATAGAGATGACTTGTGGAATAGGAGGTAGAAAAAGTAGCTCTCACCCTGGAAACCTTCTCAGCAGCTCTGATCCTGGAAGCCTTCTCAGCAGGTGGCATCTTGCAATTCAGGAGGCCTAGACAGAAAGTAAACACAAAGGTGGCTGAGTTCCAAGCAGCTGGTTGCCCAGGGGTTGATTATCACGAGGCCTGTGTATCACCTTGGGTTCCCCTCTGCCTTCACTTACCTTTCTGATGCCTCCTGGGGCTCACTGGGGATCCCCTTCCACCTGACTGGCTCCCAGAAGGTACGGGGGCTGAGGTAGGTCCCGGAAggtcccccgcccccaccccaggctCTGGTGTTGGGCTGGAGGCCTGCCCTTTCTGGTCCTGGCTCCCTCCCTCTGGCTCCCCTCTCTGTGTATCTCTCTCCAGGATCACTTTGGGCACCTTCTCTTCTAACTCGGCTGGATCGCACTCTCTGTTTGCTACTGGTCTCTCTACTTCTCTCTCAAATGCTTTGCTTGGAAGGGTCTGCTTCTGTACTTGTTTCTCTTGTATTTCCTCAGATGTCTCAATTTCTACCTTCAAACTCTCCCTATCTCTTTCAGGACTTGCACTTTCCCCATTTTTGTCAGATTCTTGTCTCTGGGTGTCTCTAGCTAACAACTGTTTTTGTTCTCTGTCCTGTTTCCCCTTGGTTAATTCTTCCTCTCCTGTCACATCTGTCTGTCTTTCTGGTAGCAgtttctcagtttctctctccaaTGGCCCTCTCTCAGGGCCCACCCTCTCTGCTGTTTCTTTTGGTATACCCATGACTTTATCCACAGTCTGCCTCCCTCTGCCTTGAATCCCCATTGGCTCTGTGTGAACTGGGCTCTCTGGATGTTGGTCTCCTGGTATTGCCCTAGGTGGAGACAGGCAAGGTCCATAGGCCTCAAGGTGCGTGTCAAAAGGCTGGGTCTCAGAGTCCTCAGACTCTCTCAGACAGAATGGCTGTGTAGCCAGGACCTCCCATGGTTCATCTAGGGTAcctggaaggggaggaaggaagagagagagagggagagggagagaaaagagggagaggaagagggaaagggaagTACAGGTTGACATAATAAATATGATGAGAAAGGATTTAGATAAACTCATGAATAATAAATCTGAACAGGTTATTAAAGGTAAGCTGGGAATAAGGGTGGTAGTTATAACATTTAACGTTTGTCTCAAAAAGGTCATAGccttaggcgggcatggtggctcagacatgtaatcccaggactttgggaggccaagacatgaggattgcttgaggccaggagtttgagactagcctggacaacatggcaaaaccccatctctacaaaaaatacaaaaaaattaggtgtggggACGGGGACCTGTagtcctgtagtctcagctacccgggaggctgaggtaggagaactacttgaaccccAAAGgtcaagactgtagtgagctgtgatcataccactgcacttcagcctgagtgacagagactctgtctcaaaaaaaaaaaaaaaaaaaaacccaagagaaaaagaaaaacatcatagCCTAATATGAGTTCCCTGAATAGTCTCtcatcataccactgcattccagcctgagtgacagagaccctgtctcaaaaaaagaaagaaagaaagaaagaaagaaaaacatcatagCCTAATAAGAGAGTTCCCTgaatagtctctctctctcaagacagtttcactctgtcacccaggctggagtgcagtggcatgatgttggctcactgcaactcccaactgctgggctcaggagatcctcccacctcagcctcccaagtagctgggactacggcatGTGCCAaagtgcccggctaattttttgtatttgttgtagagatggggtttggtcttgaactcttagactcaagtgatccacccacattggtctcccaaagtgctgggattacaggtgtgagccaccatgcttggctggaatttccttctttttaaaggctgaatagtattccactgtgtatatataccacattttcttttttcttcattgacacataataattgtacatatttatggggtacctgtGCTATTTTGACTCATGCATACAATGTACAATGATAAAACCAAGATAATTGGGATATCCactatctcaaacatttatcatttctttgtcttgGAAACATATCaaatctcttctagctattttgaaatacacaataaattattaactatagtaacACTACTGTGGAactgaacactagaacttattcattcAATCTGACTGgatttttgtattcattaaccaaCCTCTTTATGCATTCTGTCCCTCTACCCTTCCTAGcctttggtaaccaccattctactctctacttccatgagatccatgtttttagctcccacatgagtgagcatacaatatttgcctttctgtgctgacttatttcacttaacataatgtcctcagggttcatccatgttgctgcagatgacaggatttcattctcttCTGTTGCTGAATACtgttccactgtgtatatatacacattttcttttttttttagattgagtcttgctctgtcacccagtttggagtgcagtggcatgacctcagctcactgcaacctctgcgtcttaggcagcaatcctcccatcttagcctcccgagtagctaagactacaggtgcatgccaccatgcccagctaaattttgtattttgagccactgcacccagcctatatacacattttctttttttttattattagagatgaagtctcactctgttgcccatgttggagtgcagtggtgtgaccttggctcactgcaacctctgcctccggggttcaaatgagtctcctgcttcagtctcccgagtagctgggactacaggcacctgccaccatgcccagctaatttttgtatttttagtagagacagggtttcaccatgttggccaggctggtctcaaactcctgacctcatgtgatccacccacttcggcttcccaaagtgctgggattacaggcatgaggcactgtgcccggcctacattttcttttctttcgtttttttgagacagagtttcactcttgttgcccaggccagagtgcgatggcacaatctcagctcactgcaacctctgcctcctgggttcaagggattctcctgactcagtctcctgagtagctgggattacaggcatgcaccaccacacccggctaattttgtatttttagtagagacggggtttctccatgttggtcaggctggtctcaagctcccgatctcaggtgatctgcctgccttggcctcccaaagtgttgggattagaggtgtgagccactgtgcccgaccccggcctacattttctttatccattcatctgttgatggacatttagtttgaTTTCATATCtgcctattgtgaacagtgctgcaatagtgtgtgtgtgttttttttaagagacattgggggtgggggttgagGGATGGGctattgcccagactgggctcaactgatcttcccatcctggcctcccatgtaactgggactacaggtgctcactactatgctgggctaattttttcatttttgtggagaccaggtctctctctgttgcccaggccagtcccTAAATATTTTCAACCTGCAGCTGGTTGAATTCACGGACGCAAACTCGCATACACAGAGGGCTCACTGTAATCAGAGTATGAAAGAAACATGTAGGAAGGCAAATCAAGAAAGAacgcaggccgggcgcagtggcttacgcctgcaattccagcattttgggaggccgaggcaggcggatcacttgaggtcgggagtttgtgaccagcctggccaacatggtgaaaccctgtctctactaaacatacaaaaaattagccaggcatggtcatggacagctgtaatcccagctacctgggaagctgaaggaagagaaaccgcctgggaggcggaggttacagtgagccgagactgcaccactgtaatccagcctgagtgacagaggaaaaaaaagagaatgcagaATTGGGGACACAGAGGAGGGAAGAGTTTCTTATACCTGTTGTCTGGAAGCTGCAATGGGAAGGGCCAAGCTCTTGGGGTGGAGTCAACATGAAGGCCTGGGTAGGTTCATCCTCCATGCTCTGGACTGCTGTACAGGAAAAGATGGCCTAAGTTCATCTCCTCCATACTACTGTAGGGTTCCATTCCTGGTCTCCTACCCTACCCATACTAGCCTTTACCCTTCAAGGACCACCAGTCTAATCTCCCAGCTCCCACTGGTACAGGATTCAAATAACACAGAAGTCCTCACCTTCCAGGCCCTGATTCTCCAGAAAGCACTGGGTAGCTTGTAGGTCCAGATCTTCAGAATCTGGTCGGGGAGGAATATAAgacagtttaaaacaaaaatcataccTGACACTAAACTCCTTAAATAATCTCTACCTttctctccccaaccccagctgTTAGAACCCTGGTTGATTTCAGAGGTCAAGGAAGGAAGGCCAGCACTTACCACCATAGTTGTCTTCAGAGTCCTTGGTCCCACCCACATGttgttctctctcccttcctgtgGGGACCTGGGCTCCCTCTCTCTGTGGCTGGGTGGATTCCCCTAGAGTGTCTGTGTCCACCACCAGATCTGTGAGGTTCTCTCTTGAGATAGGGAGGTCCTGCTCCACTTGTGCCACAGGTGGCCCACCCTGGGCCCCCACCTCATGAGCTCTCTCCTGCTTAAGAACAGCTGCAGCCCACTCTGCCCCAGCATCCCCTTCTGCTGGAAGCTGGCTCTTTCTTACATCTGCAACTACTGAGGCTGTTAGGGAGGTGCCCTCCTCTGCATCTGTTTCACAGTCCCCATGCAGAGGCCAGGCTTCCTCTAGAGATACCACAAGCAGCTTTGCTGGTCCCCCAACTGCTTTCACATCTGTTTGATTTGTCCCCTCCACAGACACCTGATGCTTCTTTATATGTATAATGGCTGACCCTGGCGGGACTTCCTTCTCCACTTGTGTGTTGATGTCCACTGTGGTGGAGGCTTGGCTTCTCTCCAGGTGGATCCCAGGTGAGCTCTTATCTGCTTCCACACTGTCATCACTGTCCCCAAAAGGAGGTTGGTCCTTTTCTGAATGTGCTCTAACAAGGGCTCTAATCTTTGTGTGATCCTTGAGGACAGCTTCTCTATTTTCCACTGGGAGCTCTTCCTCCTCCACGTCTGTGTCACTGTCTCTCTCAGTGGTGGTTTGGCTTCGCTGCAGAAGGACCACACGTTGGGGCATGTCCTCTTCTGCATCTCTGTTCCATATAGCAGGCTGGCTCTCTTTCAGATGTGCCAAAGTCAGCGCTGCTGAGACTTCTTCCTCGTCATCTGTATCGCTGTTGATAACCATGGAAGCTTGGCTTTTCTCCAGAGGGACAGCCTGTGGGGCCTTGCCTTCTTCCACATCTGTATCACTACCAGCCTGGCTCTCCTGCAgatgggccaggcctggtgctcCAGGACCCCTTGTACCTACTCCATGGAAGATCTTCCTCTTCTTCATAGGAATGACAACTGGGGTTGCTGGGATCCTCTCTTCTTCCGCATCAGTGTCGCTGTCGATGAAGCCAAAAGGCTGAGCCCTTTCCAAATGGACCTCAGCTGGCCTTCCAGGAGGCCTGCTGTCATCATCCACATCTGTGTCACTGTCCTCTCCAGGAGGTTGGCTCCTCTCCAGAATCACCCCAGCTGGAACCACCCCATTCCCTGCACCCCTCTTGACTTTTGTATCATTGTCCCTCTCCTTCACTAAAGGCTGATCCTTTTCAAGCTGGATTTCAGTTACAACTTCAGCTTCAGACTGCTTTGCCTCTACAGTGGCACCTCTTCTGGCAGCTGAGGAGGCCTCCTCTGTGGCTGGTTGCTGACCTTCTTCCACATCTGTGTCACTGTTCAAATTGAAGGCAAAAGGCGGCCCAAGGCCGCCCAGGACCGGGGAATGCCCCTCTTCATCACtgtgaagggaagaaaagagagtcTATAGAATTTATTTCCCTGGAAGGGATACCCCAACTcaactgtgagctccttgaggggaGACACAAGGTAGcatatttcttcttctgtttccAATTTGTTTTCCACTTGGCACATCAGATGTGCTCCATAAAAATTCAGCTGAGTGAATGAATATGTATGGTTCCCCAGCCCCAACTCTCATGATAATCATCTCTTTTAGAGATTGATCCTCCAGCCCCTGGTTCTTCCTCATTTTGAAGACTCAGGTGTCTGACTCTTTGGCACTCACCTCTCTGGAACTATCACAGAGGAAGATGTGGTCCTTGATTTTTTTACCATACGcctttcagaaagaaaatctgtCAAGAACAGAAAGGAATGAGTTGACAATTGTACACTCATTATTCCTGTCTCCTCATTCTCCCTGCCAATATACAAACTTACCTACTTCCTCCTCCGAGTCCTCAGCCAACAGAAGCCTCTGGGGTTGAGTTTCTCCCTGTACTCTGGGTGTCTCTTCTACTGTCAGAGGGCCCCGGGAGACAAAGGGCAGAGAGACATCCAGGCGATGGTACTGGCAGAGCAAGTCAGCAAAGAGAATCAATTCCTGGTCCCTCAGACGGTGACTCACCCCAGGGCTCAAAACCTTAGGAGGTCTCAGGATTTGAGTACCATTAAGGCTCCCACAGTCTCGGAGGATAGGTGCCTTGTCCCAGGCTAAGATTTCAATCTCTGCATGTTGTTTGGAGATAGATGGAAAGGGCAGGGCCACAGAGCAGTCAGGCATTCGGCCTACCACATTCTTCCCGAGGTGTAGTGGGAAATCTAAGAATTAGAGAGGTAGATAAGCTCCAAGATCAGAGTCCTGGCCTGTCATTAGGAAAAAGTGCCTATTAGGTACTCTACTACTCACTCAAGGCCTCCATatgcattagaaaaataaaaggcccTAGGACATCTAGGCACTGAAAGAGTATATGCGATACCCCATCCATCCACAATGGATGTTTTTTTACtgttataaaatacacataacacaaaatgTATCACCTTaataattttaagtgtatagttcagtggcattaagtgcattcacactgttgtgcaatcatcactaccatccatctccagagcaCACAATtggattttatttgattttttttttttttttgagacagggtctcattctgtcacccaggctagaatgcagtgtcatgatcatagaTCAGTGcaatcttgaactcttgggttcaagtgatcatctggctcagcctcccaagtaggtgggactgcagatgtgaaatgaaccaccacacctggctaatttttaaatttttcgtagagacagggttttgctatgctacccaggctggtctctaactcctagtctcaagtgatccttctgccttggcctctcaaagcacgggaattacaggtgtgagtcactgcacccagcttcatttcaatctcttaattttcttttatcaaagTAAAATCACTTCCAGTGAGTCCAGGGTAGTAGTCTGCAACTATCAACTCAATCGGCCCCATCTCTTccattcatgaaaaaaaaaaattcacatctcATTGAAACATACATAAGCTTCTTGCAACCCTCCAAATACcttaccacaaaaataaaagatctatATCAATACTTGAACATCCAATACCCTCTGACCTTTTTCTGGTCCATGGGCACCACTAAAGATATGTAGCCGCCCTACTGGCTCCACGTTACACCTCAAGGATTCACTGGATTgctctgtctcctcctcttcttcaacATCCCAGTCAATAGCCTGGGTGTCCTCCATGATCTGGGAAGGATACACATTATCAATTATCCTCATTATTGGTTCACACAAACAGCATCAGAGTTATCAGACTGAAAACTAGGGGGTAAACTGGATCATTATGAACGTTGATGCTTCTCTTTCCACCAATCTTTCTGTTGTTAACCTTCTGAagcacttaaaacatttttttcttttttgtgatggagtctcgttctgctccccaggctggcatgcagtggtaagatcttggg
Proteins encoded in this window:
- the MDC1 gene encoding mediator of DNA damage checkpoint protein 1 isoform X2, with the protein product MGHPTFPTCQQFPSRVAYFQIMEDTQAIDWDVEEEEETEQSSESLRCNVEPVGRLHIFSGAHGPEKDFPLHLGKNVVGRMPDCSVALPFPSISKQHAEIEILAWDKAPILRDCGSLNGTQILRPPKVLSPGVSHRLRDQELILFADLLCQYHRLDVSLPFVSRGPLTVEETPRVQGETQPQRLLLAEDSEEEVDFLSERRMVKKSRTTSSSVIVPESDEEGHSPVLGGLGPPFAFNLNSDTDVEEGQQPATEEASSAARRGATVEAKQSEAEVVTEIQLEKDQPLVKERDNDTKVKRGAGNGVVPAGVILERSQPPGEDSDTDVDDDSRPPGRPAEVHLERAQPFGFIDSDTDAEEERIPATPVVIPMKKRKIFHGVGTRGPGAPGLAHLQESQAGSDTDVEEGKAPQAVPLEKSQASMVINSDTDDEEEVSAALTLAHLKESQPAIWNRDAEEDMPQRVVLLQRSQTTTERDSDTDVEEEELPVENREAVLKDHTKIRALVRAHSEKDQPPFGDSDDSVEADKSSPGIHLERSQASTTVDINTQVEKEVPPGSAIIHIKKHQVSVEGTNQTDVKAVGGPAKLLVVSLEEAWPLHGDCETDAEEGTSLTASVVADVRKSQLPAEGDAGAEWAAAVLKQERAHEVGAQGGPPVAQVEQDLPISRENLTDLVVDTDTLGESTQPQREGAQVPTGREREQHVGGTKDSEDNYGDSEDLDLQATQCFLENQGLEVQSMEDEPTQAFMLTPPQELGPSHCSFQTTGTLDEPWEVLATQPFCLRESEDSETQPFDTHLEAYGPCLSPPRAIPGDQHPESPVHTEPMGIQGRGRQTVDKVMGIPKETAERVGPERGPLERETEKLLPERQTDVTGEEELTKGKQDREQKQLLARDTQRQESDKNGESASPERDRESLKVEIETSEEIQEKQVQKQTLPSKAFEREVERPVANRECDPAELEEKVPKVILERDTQRGEPEGGSQDQKGQASSPTPEPGVGAGDLPGPTSAPVPSGSQSGGRGSPVSPRRHQKGLLNCKMPPAEKASRIRAAEKVSRGDQESPDACLPPTVPEAPAPPQKPLNSQSQKHLAPPPLLSPLLPSIKPTVRKTRQDGSQEAPEAPLSSELEPFHPKPKIRTRKSSRMTPFPATSAAPEPHPSTSTAQPVTPKPTSQATRSRTNRSSVKTPEPVVPTAPELQPSTSTDQPVTSEPTSQVTRGRKSRSSVKTPETVVPTALELQPSTSTDRPVTSEPTSQATRGRKNRSSVKTPEPVVPTAPELQPSTSTDQPVTSEPTYQATRGRKNRSSVKTPEPVVPTAPELRPSTSTDRPVTPKPTSRTTRSRTNMSSVKTPETVVPTAPELQISTSTDQPVTPKPTSRTTRSRTNMSSVKNPESTVPIAPELPPSTSTEQPVTPEPTSRATRGRKNRSSGKTPETLVPTAPKLEPSTSTDQPVTPEPTSQATRGRTNRSSVKTPETVVPTAPELQPSTSTDQPVTPEPTSQATRGRTDRSSVKTPETVVPTAPELQASASTDQPVTSEPTSRTTRGRKNRSSVKTPETVVPAAPELQPSTSTDQPVTPEPTSRATRGRTNRSSVKTPESIVPIAPELQPSTSRNQLVTPEPTSRATRCRTNRSSVKTPEPVVPTAPEPHPTTSTDQPVTPKLTSRATRRKTNRSSVKTPKPVEPAASDLEPFTPTDQSVTPEAIAQGGQSKTLRSSTVRAMPVPTTPEFQSPVTTDQPISPEPITQPSCIKRQRAAGNPGSLAAPIDHKPCSAPLEPKSQASRNQRWGAVRAAESLTAIPEPASPQLLETPIHASQIQKVEPAGRSRFTPELQPKASQSRKRSLATMDSPPHQKQPQRGEVSQKTVIIKEEEEDTAEKPGKEEDVVTPKPGKRKRDQAEEEPNRIPSRSLRRTKLNQESTAPKVLFTGVVDARGERAVLALGGSLAGSAAEASHLVTDRIRRTVKFLCALGRGIPILSLDWLHQSRKAGFFLPPDEYVVTDPEQEKNFGFSLQDALSRARERRLLEGYEIYVTPGVQPPPPQMGEIISCCGGTYLPSMPRSYKPQRVVITCPQDFPHCSIPLRVGLPLLSPEFLLTGVLKQEAKPEAFVLSPLEMSST
- the MDC1 gene encoding mediator of DNA damage checkpoint protein 1 isoform X4, with the translated sequence MYHRLDVSLPFVSRGPLTVEETPRVQGETQPQRLLLAEDSEEEVDFLSERRMVKKSRTTSSSVIVPESDEEGHSPVLGGLGPPFAFNLNSDTDVEEGQQPATEEASSAARRGATVEAKQSEAEVVTEIQLEKDQPLVKERDNDTKVKRGAGNGVVPAGVILERSQPPGEDSDTDVDDDSRPPGRPAEVHLERAQPFGFIDSDTDAEEERIPATPVVIPMKKRKIFHGVGTRGPGAPGLAHLQESQAGSDTDVEEGKAPQAVPLEKSQASMVINSDTDDEEEVSAALTLAHLKESQPAIWNRDAEEDMPQRVVLLQRSQTTTERDSDTDVEEEELPVENREAVLKDHTKIRALVRAHSEKDQPPFGDSDDSVEADKSSPGIHLERSQASTTVDINTQVEKEVPPGSAIIHIKKHQVSVEGTNQTDVKAVGGPAKLLVVSLEEAWPLHGDCETDAEEGTSLTASVVADVRKSQLPAEGDAGAEWAAAVLKQERAHEVGAQGGPPVAQVEQDLPISRENLTDLVVDTDTLGESTQPQREGAQVPTGREREQHVGGTKDSEDNYGDSEDLDLQATQCFLENQGLEAVQSMEDEPTQAFMLTPPQELGPSHCSFQTTGTLDEPWEVLATQPFCLRESEDSETQPFDTHLEAYGPCLSPPRAIPGDQHPESPVHTEPMGIQGRGRQTVDKVMGIPKETAERVGPERGPLERETEKLLPERQTDVTGEEELTKGKQDREQKQLLARDTQRQESDKNGESASPERDRESLKVEIETSEEIQEKQVQKQTLPSKAFEREVERPVANRECDPAELEEKVPKVILERDTQRGEPEGGSQDQKGQASSPTPEPGVGAGDLPGPTSAPVPSGSQSGGRGSPVSPRRHQKGLLNCKMPPAEKASRIRAAEKVSRGDQESPDACLPPTVPEAPAPPQKPLNSQSQKHLAPPPLLSPLLPSIKPTVRKTRQDGSQEAPEAPLSSELEPFHPKPKIRTRKSSRMTPFPATSAAPEPHPSTSTAQPVTPKPTSQATRSRTNRSSVKTPEPVVPTAPELQPSTSTDQPVTSEPTSQVTRGRKSRSSVKTPETVVPTALELQPSTSTDRPVTSEPTSQATRGRKNRSSVKTPEPVVPTAPELQPSTSTDQPVTSEPTYQATRGRKNRSSVKTPEPVVPTAPELRPSTSTDRPVTPKPTSRTTRSRTNMSSVKTPETVVPTAPELQISTSTDQPVTPKPTSRTTRSRTNMSSVKNPESTVPIAPELPPSTSTEQPVTPEPTSRATRGRKNRSSGKTPETLVPTAPKLEPSTSTDQPVTPEPTSQATRGRTNRSSVKTPETVVPTAPELQPSTSTDQPVTPEPTSQATRGRTDRSSVKTPETVVPTAPELQASASTDQPVTSEPTSRTTRGRKNRSSVKTPETVVPAAPELQPSTSTDQPVTPEPTSRATRGRTNRSSVKTPESIVPIAPELQPSTSRNQLVTPEPTSRATRCRTNRSSVKTPEPVVPTAPEPHPTTSTDQPVTPKLTSRATRRKTNRSSVKTPKPVEPAASDLEPFTPTDQSVTPEAIAQGGQSKTLRSSTVRAMPVPTTPEFQSPVTTDQPISPEPITQPSCIKRQRAAGNPGSLAAPIDHKPCSAPLEPKSQASRNQRWGAVRAAESLTAIPEPASPQLLETPIHASQIQKVEPAGRSRFTPELQPKASQSRKRSLATMDSPPHQKQPQRGEVSQKTVIIKEEEEDTAEKPGKEEDVVTPKPGKRKRDQAEEEPNRIPSRSLRRTKLNQESTAPKVLFTGVVDARGERAVLALGGSLAGSAAEASHLVTDRIRRTVKFLCALGRGIPILSLDWLHQSRKAGFFLPPDEYVVTDPEQEKNFGFSLQDALSRARERRLLEGYEIYVTPGVQPPPPQMGEIISCCGGTYLPSMPRSYKPQRVVITCPQDFPHCSIPLRVGLPLLSPEFLLTGVLKQEAKPEAFVLSPLEMSST